One part of the Methylobacterium mesophilicum SR1.6/6 genome encodes these proteins:
- the greA gene encoding transcription elongation factor GreA, which yields MDKVPITVRGFAALEEELKHRQQVERQRIIQAIAEARALGDLSENAEYHAAKEAQSHNEGRVMELESMIARAEIIDVTKLSGNKIKFGATVKLVDEDTEEEKTYQIVGEPEADVRSGRVSITSPIARALIGKGVGDTVEVTTPGGGKSYEVVAVQYGG from the coding sequence ATAGACAAGGTTCCGATCACGGTGCGCGGCTTCGCAGCCCTCGAAGAGGAGCTGAAGCATCGCCAGCAGGTGGAGCGCCAGCGCATCATCCAGGCGATCGCGGAGGCCCGCGCCCTCGGCGACCTGTCGGAGAACGCCGAGTATCACGCCGCCAAGGAGGCGCAGTCCCACAACGAGGGCCGCGTCATGGAGCTGGAGAGCATGATCGCGCGCGCCGAGATCATCGACGTCACGAAGCTCTCGGGCAACAAGATCAAGTTCGGCGCCACCGTGAAGCTCGTCGACGAGGACACGGAGGAGGAGAAGACCTACCAGATCGTCGGTGAGCCCGAGGCCGACGTACGCTCAGGTCGCGTGTCCATCACCTCGCCCATCGCCCGCGCCCTGATCGGAAAGGGCGTCGGCGACACCGTCGAGGTCACCACGCCGGGTGGCGGCAAGTCCTACGAGGTCGTCGCAGTCCAATACGGCGGCTGA